Proteins co-encoded in one Pseudomonas fluorescens genomic window:
- a CDS encoding sel1 repeat family protein: protein MKFRSAPDSVTSQPPRVTAPKRLSVRVAEWLLDSPRLSDSQNAKHLAGRLLKQPAREGVIVAQSRLGQLMCRECGNARDRRIGQDLLRQAARAGDRRAQQELGLIED from the coding sequence ATGAAGTTTCGCTCAGCTCCAGATTCTGTTACTTCCCAACCCCCTCGTGTTACCGCCCCCAAGCGATTGTCCGTACGTGTGGCCGAATGGCTGCTCGACAGCCCGCGCCTGAGCGACAGCCAGAATGCCAAGCACCTCGCCGGCCGACTGCTCAAGCAACCGGCCCGCGAAGGCGTGATTGTGGCGCAAAGCCGTCTCGGACAGTTGATGTGTCGTGAGTGCGGCAATGCCCGGGATCGCCGCATCGGGCAGGACCTGCTGCGTCAGGCCGCCCGTGCGGGTGACCGGCGTGCACAACAGGAACTCGGCCTGATCGAAGACTGA
- a CDS encoding TetR/AcrR family transcriptional regulator → MAIKEGLRPGGRSARVQESIHSAVRALLQEQERSTVTVPQIAARAGVTPSTIYRRWGDLAALLADVALARMRPDSEPAQTGSLRSDIRAWAEQYLDEMSSEPGRNMMRDVQASATPGYCVTIIGEQLQTIIGRHPEEPAPSVDRLINLVVSPVVFRILFSAAPLEVEELHRLIDIALKPD, encoded by the coding sequence ATGGCTATTAAAGAAGGTTTACGCCCGGGCGGTCGCAGTGCCCGGGTGCAGGAGTCGATTCACTCGGCAGTCCGCGCGCTTCTGCAAGAACAGGAGCGCTCAACGGTGACCGTCCCGCAAATCGCGGCGCGCGCCGGGGTGACGCCGTCGACGATTTACCGGCGCTGGGGCGATCTGGCCGCCTTGCTGGCCGACGTCGCCCTCGCCCGCATGCGCCCCGACAGCGAGCCGGCGCAAACCGGCAGCCTGCGCAGCGATATCCGTGCCTGGGCTGAACAATATCTCGACGAAATGAGTTCGGAGCCCGGGCGCAACATGATGCGCGACGTGCAGGCGAGTGCGACCCCGGGTTATTGCGTAACGATCATCGGCGAGCAATTGCAGACCATCATTGGACGCCACCCCGAGGAACCGGCGCCGAGCGTGGATCGGCTGATCAATCTGGTGGTGTCCCCGGTGGTGTTCCGCATTCTGTTTTCGGCAGCGCCGCTGGAAGTCGAAGAACTGCACCGTTTGATCGACATCGCGCTCAAACCGGACTGA
- a CDS encoding hybrid sensor histidine kinase/response regulator, translated as MSLSTGLIAAVALAYMAIMFAIAFYGDRRSAPLPPRMRAWVYSLSLAVYCTSWTFFGAVGQAAEQLWSFLPIYLGPILLLLGAPWVLQKMVMISKQENITSIADFIAARYGKSQSLAVVVALICLVGVLPYIALQLKGIVLGVNLLIGAGADAMGTRAQDTALIVSLVLALFTIVFGTRNLDATEHHRGMVLAIAFESLVKLFAFLAVGAFVTYGLYDGFDDLFNQAMLAPRLEEYWKETINWPSMVVQTGVAMMAIICLPRQFHVTVVENIDPQDLRLAKWVFPAYLGLAALFVVPIALAGQMMLPSSVIPDSFVISLPLAQAHPALAMLAFIGGASAATGMVIVASVALSTMVSNDMLLPWLLRRNNAERPFEVFRQWMLSVRRVSIVVILLLAYVSYRLLGSTASLATIGQIAFAAVTQLAPAMLGALYWKQANRRGVFAGLAAGTFLWFYTLILPIAARSLGWSLDTFPGLAWLHSNPLNLPITPLTQGVVLSLAGNFTLFAWVSVLSRTRVSEHWQAGRFIGQEISARPSARSMLAVQIDDLLQLAARFVGEERARQSFIRFAYRQGKGFNPNQNADGEWIAHTERLLAGVLGASSTRAVVKAAIEGREMQLEDVVRIADEASEVLQFNRALLQGAIENITQGISVVDQSLKLVAWNRRYLELFNYPDGLISVGRPIADIIRYNAERGLCGPGEAEVHVARRLHWMRQGRAHTSERLFPNGRVIELIGNPMPGGGFVMSFTDITAFREAEQALTEANEGLEQRVSERTQELSQLNVALTEAKGNAEAANQSKTRFLAAVSHDLMQPLNAARLFSAALSHQEDGLSGEAQKLVQHLDSSLRSAEDLISDLLDISRLENGKINPDRKPFAVNELFDTLGAEFKALAQEQGLSFRVRGSHLRIDSDIKLLRRILQNFLTNAFRYAKGPVLLGVRRRQGEICLEVWDRGPGIPEDKQQVIFEEFKRLDSHQTRAEKGLGLGLAIADGLCRVLGHTLRVRSWPGRGSVFSVRVPLAKTQTAQPGAAVELNGKLHSGARVLCIDNEDSILIGMNSLLTRWGCHVWTARNREECAALLNDGVRPQLALVDFHLDHGETGTDLMAWLRTRLGEPVPGVVISADGHPETVALVHAAGLDYLAKPVKPAALRALLSRYLPL; from the coding sequence ATGTCGTTGTCCACCGGGCTGATCGCCGCCGTCGCCCTGGCCTATATGGCCATCATGTTCGCCATCGCCTTCTACGGCGACCGCCGCAGCGCACCGTTGCCGCCGCGGATGCGTGCCTGGGTGTACAGCCTGTCGCTGGCGGTCTACTGCACCAGCTGGACGTTCTTTGGCGCGGTCGGTCAGGCCGCCGAACAGCTATGGTCATTTCTGCCGATTTACCTCGGGCCGATCCTGCTGTTGCTGGGTGCGCCGTGGGTTCTGCAAAAAATGGTGATGATCAGCAAGCAGGAGAACATCACCTCCATCGCCGACTTCATCGCCGCCCGTTACGGCAAATCCCAATCGCTGGCGGTGGTCGTGGCGCTGATTTGTCTGGTGGGCGTCCTGCCTTACATCGCCTTGCAGCTCAAGGGCATCGTCCTGGGCGTGAACCTGCTGATCGGCGCCGGTGCCGATGCCATGGGCACCCGCGCCCAGGACACGGCACTGATCGTGTCACTGGTGCTGGCGTTGTTCACCATCGTTTTCGGTACGCGCAACCTCGACGCCACCGAACACCACCGGGGCATGGTGCTGGCGATTGCATTCGAGTCGCTGGTCAAGCTGTTCGCCTTCCTCGCCGTCGGCGCCTTCGTCACTTATGGCCTGTATGACGGCTTCGACGACCTGTTCAATCAGGCAATGCTCGCCCCGCGCCTTGAGGAATACTGGAAAGAAACCATCAACTGGCCGTCGATGGTGGTACAGACCGGCGTAGCGATGATGGCGATCATCTGCCTGCCCCGACAGTTCCATGTGACAGTGGTGGAGAACATCGACCCGCAGGATCTGCGCCTGGCCAAATGGGTATTCCCGGCCTACCTCGGACTGGCTGCGCTGTTTGTAGTCCCGATCGCTCTGGCCGGTCAGATGATGCTGCCCAGTTCGGTCATCCCCGACTCTTTCGTCATCAGCCTGCCATTGGCCCAGGCTCACCCGGCGCTGGCCATGCTGGCGTTTATCGGCGGCGCCTCGGCGGCCACCGGCATGGTGATCGTGGCAAGCGTGGCGCTGTCGACCATGGTGTCCAACGACATGCTGCTGCCATGGCTGTTGCGCCGCAACAATGCCGAGCGGCCGTTCGAAGTGTTCCGCCAGTGGATGCTGTCGGTGCGTCGGGTCAGCATCGTGGTGATTCTGTTGCTGGCTTACGTCAGCTACCGATTGCTCGGTTCCACCGCGAGCCTGGCGACCATCGGCCAGATCGCGTTCGCCGCCGTGACCCAACTGGCGCCGGCGATGCTCGGCGCGTTGTACTGGAAACAGGCCAACCGCCGCGGCGTATTTGCCGGCCTCGCCGCCGGCACATTCCTGTGGTTCTACACCCTGATCCTGCCGATCGCTGCGCGCAGTCTCGGTTGGTCGCTGGACACTTTCCCCGGTCTGGCCTGGCTGCACAGCAATCCGCTAAACCTACCGATTACCCCGCTGACTCAAGGCGTGGTGCTATCGCTGGCGGGTAACTTCACATTGTTCGCCTGGGTCTCGGTACTGTCGCGCACCCGGGTGTCGGAACACTGGCAGGCCGGACGCTTCATCGGCCAGGAAATCAGCGCCCGACCCAGCGCACGCTCGATGCTGGCGGTACAGATCGACGACTTGCTGCAACTGGCGGCGCGCTTTGTCGGTGAAGAACGTGCGCGGCAGAGCTTCATTCGTTTCGCCTACCGCCAGGGCAAGGGCTTCAACCCGAACCAGAACGCCGACGGCGAATGGATTGCCCATACCGAGCGCTTGCTGGCCGGTGTCCTGGGTGCTTCTTCGACACGGGCTGTCGTAAAAGCCGCCATTGAAGGTCGGGAGATGCAACTGGAGGACGTCGTCCGGATCGCCGACGAAGCCTCGGAAGTGTTGCAGTTCAACCGCGCCCTACTGCAAGGCGCCATCGAGAACATCACCCAAGGCATCAGTGTGGTCGACCAGTCGCTGAAACTGGTGGCCTGGAACCGGCGCTATCTGGAGTTGTTCAATTACCCGGACGGCTTGATCAGCGTTGGCCGACCGATTGCCGACATCATTCGCTACAACGCCGAACGCGGCCTGTGCGGCCCCGGCGAAGCGGAGGTTCACGTTGCCCGGCGCCTGCACTGGATGCGTCAGGGCCGCGCCCACACCTCCGAGCGCCTGTTCCCTAACGGCCGGGTGATAGAACTGATCGGCAACCCGATGCCCGGCGGCGGTTTCGTCATGAGTTTCACCGACATCACCGCGTTCCGCGAAGCCGAACAGGCACTGACCGAGGCTAACGAAGGGCTGGAACAACGGGTCAGCGAGCGGACTCAGGAACTGTCGCAACTCAACGTCGCGCTGACTGAGGCCAAGGGCAATGCCGAGGCGGCCAACCAGTCGAAAACCCGCTTCCTCGCGGCGGTCAGCCACGACTTGATGCAACCGTTGAACGCCGCACGGCTGTTCTCCGCCGCCCTCTCCCACCAAGAGGACGGCTTGAGCGGTGAAGCACAGAAACTGGTGCAGCATCTCGACAGCTCGCTGCGCTCGGCCGAAGACCTGATCAGCGACCTGCTGGACATTTCCCGTCTGGAGAACGGCAAGATCAATCCGGATCGCAAGCCGTTCGCGGTCAATGAGCTGTTCGACACCCTCGGTGCCGAATTCAAGGCGCTCGCGCAGGAACAGGGCCTGAGCTTCCGGGTCCGCGGCAGTCATTTGCGCATCGACAGCGACATCAAGTTGCTGCGACGGATCCTGCAAAACTTCCTGACCAACGCCTTCCGCTACGCCAAAGGCCCGGTCTTGCTGGGCGTACGCCGGCGACAGGGCGAGATTTGCCTGGAGGTGTGGGATCGCGGTCCAGGGATTCCGGAAGACAAGCAGCAAGTGATTTTCGAAGAATTCAAACGCCTCGACAGCCATCAGACCCGCGCCGAGAAAGGCCTGGGCCTAGGCCTGGCGATCGCCGACGGCTTGTGCCGGGTGCTCGGGCACACCTTGCGCGTGCGTTCATGGCCGGGGCGCGGCAGTGTGTTCAGTGTGCGGGTGCCGCTGGCAAAGACGCAAACCGCGCAGCCGGGCGCTGCGGTCGAACTCAACGGCAAACTGCACAGCGGCGCGCGGGTGCTGTGCATCGATAACGAAGACAGCATTCTGATCGGCATGAACAGCCTGCTCACGCGCTGGGGTTGTCATGTGTGGACGGCGCGCAACCGCGAAGAATGTGCGGCGCTGCTCAACGATGGCGTGCGGCCGCAACTGGCGCTGGTGGACTTCCACCTCGATCACGGTGAAACCGGCACCGACCTGATGGCCTGGTTGCGTACGAGACTGGGCGAACCGGTGCCCGGGGTGGTGATCAGCGCCGACGGACATCCGGAAACCGTGGCCCTGGTGCACGCGGCCGGGCTGGATTATCTGGCCAAACCGGTGAAACCGGCGGCGTTGCGGGCGTTGTTGAGCCGCTATTTGCCGCTCTAA
- the rmuC gene encoding DNA recombination protein RmuC, whose product MLEERLAMAQMAQDGLNAQLEACRDEIADLGQANASKQADLAAVRREVELLQIERDDARDAAHAWNLERASKEAELRRLDAQAASLNAELREQQESHQQRLDDLQGSRDELRAQFAELAGKIFDEREQRFAETSQQRLGQLLDPLKERIQSFEKRVEESYQAEARERFSLAKELERLQQLNLRLSDEATNLTRALKGQKTQGNWGELILERVLEHAGLEKGREYQTQVNLKGPDGERFQPDVIIYLPGDKQVVVDSKVSLTAYQQYVAADDDAIGQIAMKQHVLSLRSHVKGLAGKDYKRLEGLHSLDFVLLFVPIEAAFSAALQAEPALFQEAFDRNIVIVSPTTLLATLRVIDSLWKQERQSQNAREIAERAGWLYDKFVLFIQDLDEVGNRLQQLDKAYSAARNKLTEGRGNLVSRSEQLKLLGARASKSLPADLLERAMTDADGLVELPE is encoded by the coding sequence TTGCTCGAAGAGCGGCTGGCCATGGCGCAAATGGCCCAGGACGGCCTCAATGCCCAGCTTGAAGCCTGTCGCGACGAAATCGCCGACCTTGGCCAGGCCAATGCCTCCAAACAAGCCGATCTCGCGGCCGTGCGCCGGGAAGTCGAACTGTTGCAGATCGAGCGCGACGACGCCCGCGACGCCGCCCATGCCTGGAATCTCGAGCGCGCCAGCAAGGAAGCCGAGCTGCGACGTCTGGACGCTCAGGCCGCTTCACTGAATGCCGAATTGCGCGAGCAGCAGGAAAGCCATCAACAACGTCTCGATGACCTGCAAGGCTCCCGCGACGAGTTGCGCGCCCAGTTCGCCGAACTGGCGGGCAAGATCTTCGACGAGCGTGAACAGCGTTTCGCCGAAACCAGCCAGCAGCGCCTCGGGCAGTTGCTTGATCCTTTGAAAGAACGCATCCAGTCCTTTGAAAAACGGGTCGAGGAAAGCTATCAGGCCGAAGCCCGCGAGCGCTTCTCCCTGGCCAAGGAGCTTGAGCGTCTGCAACAACTGAACCTGCGCCTGAGCGATGAGGCCACCAACCTGACCCGTGCTCTGAAAGGCCAGAAAACCCAGGGTAACTGGGGCGAACTGATTCTGGAACGAGTGCTGGAACATGCCGGGCTGGAGAAGGGCCGCGAGTACCAGACCCAGGTCAACCTCAAGGGCCCGGACGGCGAGCGCTTCCAGCCGGACGTGATCATTTACCTGCCGGGCGACAAGCAGGTGGTGGTCGACTCCAAGGTCAGCCTCACGGCGTATCAGCAATATGTGGCGGCCGACGACGATGCCATCGGCCAGATCGCCATGAAGCAGCATGTGCTGTCGCTGCGCAGCCACGTCAAAGGCCTGGCAGGCAAGGACTACAAGCGTCTTGAAGGGCTGCACAGCCTCGATTTCGTCTTGCTGTTCGTGCCCATCGAAGCGGCGTTTTCCGCGGCGCTGCAAGCCGAGCCGGCGCTGTTTCAGGAAGCCTTCGACCGCAACATCGTGATCGTCAGCCCGACCACGCTGCTCGCCACCCTGCGGGTCATCGACAGCCTGTGGAAACAGGAACGCCAGAGCCAGAACGCCCGGGAAATCGCCGAGCGAGCCGGATGGCTGTACGACAAGTTCGTGCTGTTCATTCAGGATCTGGACGAAGTCGGCAATCGTCTGCAGCAACTGGATAAAGCCTACAGCGCAGCACGAAACAAACTGACAGAGGGGCGCGGCAACCTGGTCAGTCGCAGTGAGCAGCTGAAATTGCTCGGCGCACGAGCGAGCAAGAGCCTGCCGGCGGATCTGCTGGAGCGCGCCATGACCGATGCCGACGGCCTGGTCGAACTGCCTGAATAA
- a CDS encoding OmpP1/FadL family transporter, producing the protein MKKVMLKTTISLAVSLASTQIFAAGFAINEHSISGMGTGYAGRSSSADDASTVYGNPAGMSRLTREQVTGGVAFLDAKTDISDASSSPNGGSNKGDMVPFTSVPMGFYVKPIDEHWAFGLGVYVPFGLITDYEKGFAGRYFGSKSEVQVITFQPTVSYKFNDVVSVGFGPTINRIDGTLESNLSITQALPDGKVKIKGDDTALGYNIGVLVQATDTTRLGLTYHSKVDYKLEGNTKVNYGALAAVGLGASQKYDASLKITTPESVDFSVTQAINDRWNVYAGTTWTRWSQLEKITVKNSGVQPLLAGQFGEITEEQNWHDSWAYAIGTSYQLNKEWVLRTGLTFDQSPTNNVDRSPRIPTGDRTIFSIGAGWSPTDDLTIDVAYSYLKEEAVKVHNENNRGQTYDAKYENSANGFGVGATYRF; encoded by the coding sequence ATGAAAAAAGTAATGCTCAAAACCACCATCAGCCTCGCCGTTTCCCTGGCATCCACGCAGATTTTCGCCGCTGGCTTTGCCATCAACGAGCACAGCATCAGCGGGATGGGGACTGGGTACGCCGGGCGATCTTCTTCTGCCGACGATGCAAGCACTGTTTATGGCAACCCTGCCGGCATGTCGCGTCTCACTCGCGAACAAGTCACCGGTGGTGTTGCATTCCTCGATGCCAAGACCGATATCAGCGACGCCAGCTCCAGCCCCAACGGCGGCAGCAACAAAGGCGACATGGTGCCCTTCACCTCAGTTCCTATGGGTTTCTACGTCAAGCCGATCGATGAGCATTGGGCATTCGGCCTGGGTGTGTACGTACCCTTCGGCCTGATTACCGACTATGAAAAAGGTTTCGCCGGCCGCTACTTCGGCAGCAAGTCCGAAGTACAGGTCATCACTTTCCAGCCAACCGTCAGCTACAAGTTCAACGATGTGGTATCGGTCGGTTTCGGTCCGACCATCAACCGTATCGACGGCACCCTGGAATCGAACCTGTCGATCACTCAGGCCCTGCCGGACGGCAAGGTCAAGATCAAGGGTGATGACACCGCGCTGGGCTACAACATCGGTGTGCTGGTACAAGCGACCGACACCACTCGACTGGGTCTGACCTACCATTCCAAGGTCGACTACAAGCTCGAAGGCAACACCAAGGTCAACTACGGCGCACTGGCCGCAGTCGGTCTGGGTGCCAGCCAGAAGTACGACGCTTCGCTGAAGATCACCACGCCTGAATCCGTGGACTTTTCGGTTACCCAGGCGATCAACGATCGCTGGAACGTCTATGCCGGTACCACCTGGACCCGCTGGAGCCAGCTGGAAAAGATCACCGTCAAGAACTCCGGTGTCCAGCCGCTGCTGGCCGGCCAGTTTGGCGAAATCACCGAAGAGCAGAACTGGCATGACAGCTGGGCTTACGCCATCGGTACGTCCTACCAGTTGAACAAGGAATGGGTACTGCGTACCGGTCTGACCTTCGACCAGTCGCCGACCAACAACGTCGACCGTTCGCCGCGCATCCCTACCGGTGACCGGACCATCTTCAGCATCGGTGCCGGCTGGAGCCCGACTGACGACCTGACCATCGACGTCGCGTACTCGTACCTGAAGGAAGAGGCCGTCAAGGTCCACAACGAAAACAATCGTGGCCAGACCTACGATGCCAAGTATGAAAACTCGGCAAACGGTTTCGGTGTCGGCGCGACCTACCGCTTCTGA
- a CDS encoding glutathione peroxidase: MLKRWCAVPVLLMALTGLAQAADCPDLLQGSLPRLRAKESIDLCQRYADKPLVVINTASFCGFAPQFEGLEALNQRYKAQGLEMLGVPSNDFKQESKDSAETAKVCYANYGVTFTMTEPQKVRGDDATHLFQVLAKQSSAPKWNFYKYVVDRQGKVIANFSSLTKPDDPEFLAAIEKAIASKPLKP; this comes from the coding sequence ATGCTCAAGCGCTGGTGTGCTGTTCCTGTGTTGCTGATGGCGTTGACCGGACTGGCCCAGGCCGCGGATTGTCCGGATCTGTTGCAAGGTTCGTTGCCCAGGTTGCGGGCCAAGGAATCCATCGACCTGTGCCAGCGCTACGCCGACAAACCGCTGGTGGTGATCAACACCGCCAGCTTCTGTGGTTTCGCCCCGCAATTCGAAGGCCTCGAAGCGCTCAATCAGCGCTACAAGGCGCAAGGGCTGGAAATGCTCGGCGTGCCCTCCAATGACTTCAAGCAGGAGTCCAAGGACAGCGCCGAGACCGCCAAGGTCTGCTACGCCAACTACGGCGTGACGTTCACCATGACCGAGCCGCAGAAGGTGCGGGGTGACGATGCGACTCACTTGTTCCAGGTGCTGGCAAAACAGAGCAGCGCACCGAAGTGGAATTTCTACAAATACGTGGTTGATCGCCAGGGCAAGGTGATCGCCAACTTTTCCAGCCTGACCAAGCCGGATGATCCGGAGTTTCTCGCGGCTATCGAGAAAGCCATCGCCTCAAAACCCCTGAAACCCTGA
- a CDS encoding MFS transporter, whose protein sequence is MTSLASNRSSLWFLAITLLSFLAASTAPTPLYHLYQDQLHFSAAVLTLIFGVYALSLLAALLTVGSLSDHLGRKPVIFTAVTLNALAMLLFIYADSVGWLIGARVLQGFATGMATAVLSATLLDTDRQQGPLINSVAPLLGMALGGMGCGLLAEFAPAPLQLTYWLLLALFVLQGIYVWRVPESVSRQAGAWASLRPTLHVPVQARSTLWRVLPLNTATWALGGFYASLAPSLVRTATGSTSNLIGGATVAALTVTGALMIFTLRNRPASRALQLGASLLPAGIVLILLGVHSASLSLFFFGTLVAGCGFGSGFLGAVRSLVPLALPHERAGLMSAFYVLSYLAFCLPALLAGHFTHSVGLLATTDVYGAVLIVLAVGALLMSFRAQAAKTCSAP, encoded by the coding sequence ATGACCAGCCTTGCTTCCAACCGTTCCAGCCTGTGGTTTCTGGCGATCACCTTACTGAGTTTTCTCGCCGCTTCCACTGCGCCGACGCCGTTGTATCACCTGTATCAGGATCAGCTGCATTTTTCGGCAGCGGTGCTGACCCTGATTTTCGGCGTCTACGCCCTCAGTTTGCTGGCCGCGTTGCTGACGGTCGGCTCGCTATCGGATCACCTGGGACGCAAACCGGTGATCTTCACCGCCGTGACGCTCAATGCGCTGGCGATGCTGCTGTTTATCTACGCCGACAGCGTGGGCTGGCTGATCGGCGCGCGAGTGCTGCAAGGTTTCGCCACCGGGATGGCCACCGCCGTGTTGAGCGCGACGCTGCTGGACACTGATCGCCAGCAAGGGCCGTTGATCAACAGCGTTGCTCCGTTGCTCGGCATGGCATTGGGCGGCATGGGCTGCGGCTTGCTGGCCGAGTTCGCCCCGGCGCCGTTGCAATTGACCTATTGGTTGCTGCTCGCGCTGTTTGTGTTGCAGGGCATTTATGTCTGGCGCGTGCCGGAAAGCGTTTCTCGTCAGGCCGGGGCATGGGCCTCGTTGCGGCCGACCCTGCATGTGCCAGTTCAAGCGCGCTCGACGCTGTGGCGAGTGTTGCCGCTGAACACCGCGACCTGGGCGCTCGGCGGTTTTTATGCCTCGCTCGCGCCGTCGCTGGTGCGCACGGCCACCGGTTCCACCTCCAACCTGATCGGCGGCGCGACCGTGGCGGCGCTGACCGTGACCGGTGCGTTGATGATCTTCACGTTGCGCAATCGTCCTGCCTCCCGCGCGCTGCAACTCGGGGCGAGCCTGCTGCCGGCCGGTATCGTGCTGATTCTGTTGGGTGTGCACAGCGCCAGTCTGTCGCTGTTCTTCTTCGGAACGCTGGTGGCCGGTTGTGGCTTTGGCTCCGGTTTTCTCGGTGCGGTGCGCAGCCTGGTGCCGCTGGCATTGCCCCACGAGCGTGCTGGTTTGATGTCGGCGTTTTATGTACTGAGTTACTTGGCGTTCTGCCTGCCGGCGTTGCTGGCCGGGCACTTCACCCACAGTGTGGGCCTGCTGGCCACCACCGATGTGTACGGCGCGGTGCTGATTGTGCTGGCGGTCGGAGCGCTCCTGATGAGTTTCCGCGCGCAAGCGGCAAAGACCTGCAGCGCGCCATAA
- a CDS encoding cupin, translating into MKIIRSKTFTAERAWGALDIANMNGITTRLHWTDQPYKWHVNDGEEVFVVLDGQVLMHYREEGEEKQALLDVGDIFYASIGTEHVAHPQGAVRILVIETEGSV; encoded by the coding sequence ATGAAGATTATCCGCAGCAAGACCTTCACCGCCGAACGCGCCTGGGGCGCGCTCGACATCGCCAACATGAACGGCATCACCACGCGTCTGCACTGGACCGATCAGCCCTACAAATGGCACGTCAATGACGGCGAAGAAGTGTTCGTGGTGCTCGACGGTCAAGTGCTCATGCACTATCGCGAAGAAGGCGAAGAAAAGCAGGCCTTGCTCGACGTTGGCGATATTTTCTACGCGTCCATCGGCACCGAACACGTCGCTCATCCTCAGGGCGCGGTGCGGATTCTGGTGATTGAAACGGAAGGCAGTGTCTGA
- a CDS encoding MFS transporter, which produces MSSMWRTCGWVLLGSALILALSLGVRHGFGLFLSPMSAQFGWGREVFAFAIALQNLIWGLAQPFTGALADRFGAAKVVLIGGVLYALGLVFMGLSETALGLSLSAGLLIGIGLSGTSFSVILGVVGRAVPPEKRSMGMGIASAAGSFGQFAMLPGTLGLIGWLGWSAALLVLGLLVALIVPLVSMLKDKPLPVLGHEQTLSEALREACSHSGFWLLAFGFFVCGFQVVFIGVHLPAYLVDQHLPATVGTTVLALIGLFNIFGTYTAGWLGGRMSKPRLLTGLYLLRAVVIVLFLWLPVTTTSAYLFGMAMGFLWLSTVPLTNGTVATLFGVRNLSMLGGIVFLFHQLGSFLGGWLGGVVYDRTGSYDLIWQVAILLSLLAAALNWPVRERPVARLQVRTSAA; this is translated from the coding sequence ATGAGTTCGATGTGGCGTACGTGCGGTTGGGTGTTATTGGGGAGTGCGCTGATTCTGGCGTTGTCATTGGGCGTGCGGCACGGTTTCGGCCTGTTCCTGTCGCCGATGAGTGCCCAGTTCGGTTGGGGCCGTGAGGTGTTCGCCTTCGCCATCGCCTTGCAGAACCTGATCTGGGGCCTGGCGCAACCCTTCACCGGCGCACTGGCCGACCGCTTCGGCGCGGCAAAAGTGGTACTGATCGGCGGCGTGCTCTACGCCCTGGGCCTGGTGTTCATGGGGCTGTCGGAGACCGCTTTGGGCTTGTCCCTGAGCGCTGGCCTGCTGATCGGCATCGGGCTGTCCGGGACCTCGTTCTCGGTGATTCTCGGCGTCGTCGGCCGCGCCGTGCCACCGGAGAAACGCAGCATGGGCATGGGCATTGCCAGCGCCGCCGGATCCTTTGGTCAGTTCGCCATGCTGCCGGGCACCCTCGGGCTGATCGGCTGGCTCGGCTGGTCGGCGGCGTTGCTGGTGCTGGGCCTGCTGGTGGCGCTGATCGTGCCGCTGGTGAGCATGCTCAAGGACAAACCGCTGCCGGTGCTCGGCCATGAGCAAACCCTGTCCGAAGCCCTGCGCGAAGCCTGTTCGCATTCCGGGTTCTGGCTGCTGGCGTTCGGTTTCTTCGTCTGCGGTTTTCAAGTGGTGTTTATCGGCGTGCACCTGCCGGCCTATCTGGTCGACCAGCATCTGCCGGCCACCGTCGGCACCACGGTGCTGGCGTTGATCGGCCTGTTCAACATCTTCGGCACCTACACCGCCGGTTGGCTCGGCGGGCGCATGTCCAAGCCGCGTCTGTTGACCGGTCTGTACCTGCTGCGCGCGGTGGTGATCGTGCTGTTCCTGTGGCTGCCGGTGACGACCACATCGGCTTATCTGTTCGGTATGGCCATGGGCTTCCTGTGGCTGTCGACGGTGCCGTTGACCAACGGTACGGTGGCGACCTTGTTTGGCGTGCGAAACCTGTCCATGCTCGGGGGGATCGTGTTCCTGTTCCATCAACTCGGCTCTTTCCTGGGCGGCTGGCTGGGCGGGGTGGTGTATGACCGAACCGGGAGTTATGACTTGATCTGGCAAGTGGCGATTCTCTTGAGCCTGTTGGCGGCCGCGCTGAACTGGCCGGTGCGCGAGCGCCCGGTCGCGCGTCTGCAGGTCCGTACGAGCGCAGCATGA
- a CDS encoding MarR family winged helix-turn-helix transcriptional regulator: MLPSQCLCINLRRAARGVSRHYDGALDGFGINVAQYSLLCNLQRLDQPSISELAEAMGLDRSTLGRNLRVLEGEGLVALAEGEDMRNRIVRLTETGAQRLAAALPAWEAAQQRLIDRLGAEKRETLLRLLDELA; this comes from the coding sequence ATGCTTCCTTCTCAGTGTTTGTGCATCAACCTGCGTCGCGCCGCACGTGGCGTCAGCAGGCATTACGACGGCGCTCTCGACGGCTTCGGGATCAACGTTGCCCAGTATTCTCTGCTGTGCAATCTGCAGCGGCTGGATCAACCGAGCATCTCCGAGCTGGCCGAAGCGATGGGCCTGGATCGCAGCACTCTCGGACGCAATCTGCGGGTACTGGAAGGCGAAGGGCTGGTGGCGCTGGCTGAGGGCGAAGACATGCGCAACCGCATTGTCCGGCTCACCGAAACCGGTGCGCAACGCCTGGCAGCAGCCCTGCCGGCCTGGGAAGCGGCGCAGCAGCGGTTGATCGACCGACTGGGTGCCGAGAAGCGTGAAACCTTGCTGCGGCTATTGGATGAACTGGCCTGA